The DNA region TAGTCCCACTCAACACATGGGTCCTCATTTCCAACTTCAAGCTCGCTTACACTCTCCTCCGCCGTCCCGACGGCTCTTTCAACCGTCACCTCGCCGAGTTTCTTGACCGTAAAGTTCCCGCCAACTCTTTCCCCGTCGACGGTGTCTTCTCCTTCGACCACGTCGACACCTCCGCCTCCACCAACCTTCTCACCAGAATCTACCTTCCAGCTCCCCTCGACCCTTTCCGCTACGGCACCGTCGACCTTACGGAGCCTCTCAGCACGACCGAGATCGTCCCTGTTCTCGTCTTCTTCCACGGAGGCAGCTTCACTCATTCCTCCGCCAACAGCGCCATCTACGACACTTTCTGCCGTCGGCTAGTGACTATTTGCGGCGTTGTTGTTGTCTCCGTTGACTACCGGAGATCGCCGGAGCATCGCTACCCTTGTGCTTACGACGATGGGTGGAGTGCTCTCAAATGGGTCAAGTCCAGAATCTGGCTTCAGAGTGGTAAAGACTCCAATGTTTATGTTTACTTGGCTGGTGATAGCTCTGGTGGCAACATTGTTCATCATGTTGCTGTGAGAGCTACCAACGAAGGAGTTAAAGTTCTTGGGAACATTCTTCTTCATCCCATGTTCGGTGGAGTGGTGAGGACTCAGTCTGAGATGAGACTTGATGGCAAATACTTTGTGACTATTCAAGATCGAGACTGGTATTGGAGGGCTTATCTGCCTGAAGGCGAAGATAGAGATCACCCAGCTTGTAATCCCTTTGGCCCTCGTGGTCAAACCCTTGAAGGTGTCAACTTCCCCAAGAGTCTTGTCGTTGTTGCTGGTTTAGATCTTGTTCAGGACTGGCAGTTGGCTTATGTCGATGGTCTCAAGAAGACTGGTCACCATGTTAACCTTTTGTATCTGAAGCAGGCCACCATTGGGTTTTACTTCTTGCCTAACAATGATCACTTTCATTGTCTTATGGACGAGTTAAAGAAGTTTGTGCACTCGATAGAGGAGTGTAGCCGAAGCACGTCAAGTCCTACTCTTCTGAGTCTATAGCAGCATGGAGGTCTACTCATGTTGCTGCAATATAtgatggtatttttttttttgtacagtTTTCCACAAGTATTGTGGAGTGCCAAGTCACGTTTTTATGTGTTCGTTAGTCTCCTGAAGCTTCATAAGTCTGGCTTATTGTGAGATGTTGTTGGTTGAGCCGGAAGCAAAAACCAATTCGGTTGTCGGCATCTACCGGTTCAGGGCTAAACCGGGAGATTGTACTTTGCTTGGTAGTAGTACTAGGAGGTAGTCTTTAATTTGGCTCTAAAGTACAGAGGGTAAATTTACTAGACAACTAACTTGTCTTCAATATGttgtgaaaattaaaaaaaacttatcctGGTACGGATTtgtatgtttatatttatttatattttttttttagttttgcatatttatttatatttaaccaTGCTTTTAATAGAAAAGAACATGTATTTGTGGTTCATGCATTGAAGGTTTTTGCCTTACACAAGACAAATCATTCTTtaaaaaacttttctttttcctttgcaGTTTTCCAACTTCAACCCACCAAACATTCAATCTAAATCTCTGCTATAAT from Raphanus sativus cultivar WK10039 unplaced genomic scaffold, ASM80110v3 Scaffold3116, whole genome shotgun sequence includes:
- the LOC130506322 gene encoding gibberellin receptor GID1B-like, with product MTMTMAGGNEVNLSECKRIVPLNTWVLISNFKLAYTLLRRPDGSFNRHLAEFLDRKVPANSFPVDGVFSFDHVDTSASTNLLTRIYLPAPLDPFRYGTVDLTEPLSTTEIVPVLVFFHGGSFTHSSANSAIYDTFCRRLVTICGVVVVSVDYRRSPEHRYPCAYDDGWSALKWVKSRIWLQSGKDSNVYVYLAGDSSGGNIVHHVAVRATNEGVKVLGNILLHPMFGGVVRTQSEMRLDGKYFVTIQDRDWYWRAYLPEGEDRDHPACNPFGPRGQTLEGVNFPKSLVVVAGLDLVQDWQLAYVDGLKKTGHHVNLLYLKQATIGFYFLPNNDHFHCLMDELKKFVHSIEECSRSTSSPTLLSL